A genomic segment from Nicotiana tabacum cultivar K326 chromosome 9, ASM71507v2, whole genome shotgun sequence encodes:
- the LOC142164208 gene encoding fatty acid elongase 3-like, giving the protein MESLYSSIHYWLVDHPNISQFEWKQGHNFGSSLLFLTLSVSIYLFLTLLSLRLSTLLPSISTTTMRPITAVHSLILCLLSIVMVIGCSLSILRQMPPNDWTWVVCFPANHTLTRGPVFFWIYFCYLSKILEFIDTLLIILSSSRSRRLSFLHIYHHAIVTVLAYIGLQASQSLLGLAVIVNSSIHVLMYAYYFLSAIGKRPWWKKVVTNCQIVQFMFGFLCSAIMLYYHFTSEFGCTGVRSWCFGFAFNASLLVLFLDFHSKNYTNNIKKARDNEMDKDK; this is encoded by the coding sequence ATGGAGTCTCTTTACTCTAGCATCCATTACTGGCTTGTTGACCATCCGAACATCAGCCAATTCGAGTGGAAACAGGGCCACAATTTTGGTTCCTCCCTACTTTTCCTCACACTATCAGTGTCTATCTACTTGTTCCTCACTCTATTGTCCCTCAGATTGTCAACATTACTTCCCAGCATCTCTACTACCACCATGCGCCCCATTACAGCAGTCCACAGCCTTATTCTCTGTCTCCTCTCTATAGTCATGGTCATTGGCTGCAGCCTCTCTATTCTCCGGCAAATGCCACCCAATGATTGGACGTGGGTCGTCTGCTTCCCCGCCAATCATACTCTTACACGTGGACCAGTGTTCTTCTGGATTTATTTCTGCTACCTTTCCAAGATTCTTGAATTCATAGATACCCTTCTAATCATACTCAGCAGCTCTCGCTCGCGAAGGCTGTCGTTCCTCCACATCTACCACCATGCAATTGTGACTGTTCTTGCTTATATCGGGCTCCAGGCTTCTCAGTCGCTGTTAGGTCTTGCTGTCATCGTTAATTCTTCAATTCACGTTCTAATGTATGCCTATTATTTCCTCTCTGCTATAGGAAAAAGGCCGTGGTGGAAGAAGGTGGTCACAAACTGTCAAATTGTCCAATTCATGTTTGGCTTTCTATGTTCGGCTATAATGTTGTATTATCACTTTACTAGTGAGTTTGGATGCACCGGAGTTAGGTCTTGGTGCTTCGGTTTTGCGTTTAATGCCTCACTTTTGGTGCTCTTTCTTGACTTTCATTCCAAGAACTATACAAACAACATCAAGAAAGCGCGTGACAATGAGATGGACAAAGACAAATAA